A region of [Bacteroides] pectinophilus DNA encodes the following proteins:
- the pfkA gene encoding 6-phosphofructokinase: MAKEIKTIGVLTSGGDAPGMNPAIRAVVRTALAKGLKVKGILKGYNGLISDEIIDMDRHSVSDIIQRGGTILYTARSMEFMTQEGQEKAADTCRRHGIDGIVVIGGDGSFRGAQKLAAQGINTIGLPGTIDLDIACTDYTIGFDTAVNTAMEAIDKVRDTSTSHERCSIIEVMGRNAGYIALWCGIANGAEDILLPERYNNDEQELINHIIEGRKKGKKHHLIINAEGIGHSTGMARRIEAATGIETRATILGYMQRGGSPTCKDRVYASVMGAKAVDLLCEGKSNRVVAYKNGQFVDYDIDEALAMTKDIDDYEFMVSLMISK, translated from the coding sequence ATGGCAAAAGAGATTAAGACAATAGGAGTTTTGACAAGTGGTGGTGATGCACCCGGTATGAATCCTGCTATACGTGCAGTAGTTAGAACGGCCTTGGCCAAGGGTCTTAAGGTCAAAGGCATTCTTAAGGGATATAACGGACTTATAAGTGATGAGATAATAGATATGGACAGACACAGTGTGTCAGATATAATCCAGCGCGGCGGTACTATTCTTTATACTGCACGAAGCATGGAATTCATGACACAGGAAGGTCAGGAAAAAGCTGCCGATACATGCCGCAGACATGGCATTGACGGAATAGTTGTAATAGGTGGTGACGGTTCCTTCAGAGGCGCCCAGAAGCTTGCTGCGCAGGGAATCAACACAATCGGTCTTCCGGGAACGATTGACCTTGATATTGCATGTACAGATTATACAATCGGATTTGATACAGCGGTCAATACTGCAATGGAGGCTATTGATAAGGTAAGAGATACCTCGACATCCCATGAGCGTTGCAGTATTATAGAGGTTATGGGCCGTAATGCAGGATATATAGCATTGTGGTGCGGTATTGCCAATGGCGCTGAGGATATTCTTCTTCCTGAGAGATATAATAATGATGAGCAGGAGCTTATTAACCACATTATAGAGGGACGTAAGAAGGGCAAGAAGCATCATCTTATCATTAATGCCGAGGGCATTGGACATTCTACGGGAATGGCAAGAAGAATAGAGGCTGCTACCGGAATTGAGACAAGAGCAACAATCTTAGGCTACATGCAGCGAGGCGGAAGTCCTACATGTAAGGACAGAGTGTATGCATCAGTGATGGGTGCCAAGGCAGTTGATCTTCTGTGTGAAGGCAAGAGTAACCGCGTTGTTGCATATAAGAACGGACAGTTTGTAGACTATGACATTGACGAAGCACTTGCAATGACAAAGGATATCGATGACTACGAATTCATGGTAAGTCTTATGATATCAAAGTAA
- the murD gene encoding UDP-N-acetylmuramoyl-L-alanine--D-glutamate ligase, producing MIKHLTEFIHGLVNNKKVLILGYGREGRSTLPVVIEAGGAAVIAVADAKPVKDGLPEGVTAITGEEYLGCLNDFDVVFKSPGIVLDREINDYTCNIVSQMEVFFECFRDRIIGITGTKGKSTTTTLLYHVLKSSGKDVLLAGNIGIPVFEIADGMNDTTTAVLELSCHQLEYMDVSPHMAIYLNLHEEHLDHYGTMAKYTAAKENIYRHQKAGDKLYCLDSLRPHETLPADVYTFRCGACSGADYSLSGGTIYYKDEDNGECEYRIPVGDIKLIGEHNYFDIAFVYAACRDCGVTDEQFTRALLSYEPLPHRLQYVGTINGIKWYDDSISTIDETTIQALNTLKDADTVLIGGMDRGISYKELEQYLAHSDIKNIILMEASGKRILEEIELMKGEFESPERIHYVQHLEDAVSLAADITGAGRSCVMSPAAASYGIFRNFEERGEVFKKLVSGMEKNA from the coding sequence TTGATAAAGCATTTAACTGAATTTATACATGGACTTGTTAATAATAAGAAGGTTCTCATACTTGGATATGGACGTGAGGGAAGGTCTACTCTGCCAGTGGTAATTGAGGCCGGAGGTGCGGCAGTAATTGCTGTTGCTGATGCAAAGCCTGTGAAGGACGGACTTCCCGAAGGAGTAACAGCGATAACGGGAGAAGAGTATCTTGGATGTCTTAATGATTTTGATGTTGTATTCAAGAGCCCGGGCATTGTGCTTGATAGAGAGATTAATGATTATACATGTAATATAGTTTCCCAGATGGAAGTGTTTTTTGAATGCTTCCGTGACAGGATAATAGGAATTACGGGAACTAAGGGAAAGAGCACAACCACAACGCTTCTGTACCATGTTCTTAAGTCGTCGGGAAAGGATGTGCTGCTTGCAGGGAATATAGGAATTCCGGTGTTTGAGATAGCTGACGGAATGAATGACACGACAACGGCGGTTCTGGAACTTTCATGCCACCAGCTCGAATATATGGATGTATCGCCACACATGGCAATATATCTTAATCTGCATGAAGAACATCTTGACCATTACGGCACTATGGCAAAGTATACAGCTGCCAAGGAGAATATATACAGACATCAGAAAGCAGGGGATAAGCTGTATTGCCTGGATAGCCTCAGGCCACATGAGACATTGCCTGCGGATGTGTATACATTCAGATGCGGTGCCTGTAGCGGAGCGGACTACAGCCTGTCAGGCGGCACGATATATTATAAAGATGAGGATAACGGCGAATGCGAATACAGAATACCGGTCGGTGATATAAAGCTTATCGGAGAGCATAATTATTTTGATATTGCATTTGTGTATGCTGCATGCAGAGACTGCGGTGTTACAGACGAACAGTTTACAAGAGCACTTTTAAGCTATGAACCCCTCCCACACAGACTGCAGTATGTTGGAACAATAAATGGCATAAAGTGGTACGATGATTCAATATCTACGATTGATGAGACTACAATACAGGCACTGAATACACTTAAGGATGCCGACACAGTTCTTATAGGCGGTATGGACAGAGGCATAAGCTATAAAGAGCTGGAACAATATCTGGCACATTCTGATATTAAGAATATAATCCTTATGGAAGCATCGGGCAAACGTATTCTTGAGGAGATAGAATTAATGAAAGGTGAATTTGAATCGCCTGAGAGAATACATTATGTTCAGCATCTTGAAGATGCAGTCAGTCTTGCGGCAGATATTACAGGAGCAGGAAGAAGCTGTGTTATGTCACCGGCAGCAGCAAGTTACGGAATATTCCGTAATTTTGAAGAGCGTGGTGAAGTATTTAAAAAGCTTGTTTCCGGAATGGAGAAAAACGCATGA
- a CDS encoding RNA methyltransferase, with product MITSTGNARVKNVIQLQTRARARKDSRQFVAEGFRMVSEAPADRIVSIYASETFARCNSGYMSTIQVPYEMVSDNVFAQMSDTRTPQGILAVIKMAEYGIGDIIAHDNGLYVIVENLQDPGNLGTIIRMSEAAGVDGIIMSPNTVDIYNPKTIRSTMGSLYRVPFVYADDFAGTLEQMKSKGVELYAAHLEGSVEYTEPDYTKASAFVIGNEGNGLTDAVTNICSNRIRIPMAGKVESLNAAIAASVLTFEAARQRRNGKG from the coding sequence ATGATTACCAGTACAGGCAATGCACGTGTGAAGAATGTCATACAGCTTCAGACGCGTGCAAGAGCAAGAAAAGACAGCAGGCAGTTTGTCGCAGAGGGCTTCAGGATGGTTTCGGAGGCACCGGCGGACAGAATAGTCAGTATATATGCATCAGAGACATTTGCAAGATGCAACAGCGGATATATGTCAACAATACAGGTTCCTTATGAGATGGTGTCAGATAATGTATTTGCACAGATGTCGGATACCAGGACGCCGCAGGGAATACTTGCGGTTATTAAGATGGCTGAATATGGAATCGGGGATATTATTGCACATGACAACGGCCTTTATGTCATTGTTGAGAACCTTCAGGATCCGGGGAATCTTGGAACGATCATCAGAATGAGCGAGGCGGCAGGTGTTGACGGAATTATTATGAGCCCGAATACGGTTGATATATATAATCCCAAGACGATACGTTCAACAATGGGTTCACTTTACAGGGTACCGTTTGTGTATGCTGATGATTTTGCCGGGACACTTGAACAGATGAAGTCCAAAGGGGTAGAGCTGTACGCGGCGCACCTTGAAGGAAGTGTTGAATATACGGAGCCGGATTATACTAAGGCGAGTGCATTTGTTATCGGCAATGAAGGCAACGGACTTACGGATGCCGTAACGAATATCTGCAGCAACAGAATAAGGATTCCGATGGCCGGTAAAGTTGAGTCGCTGAATGCCGCAATTGCAGCATCCGTGCTGACCTTCGAGGCTGCCAGACAGAGGAGAAATGGCAAGGGTTGA
- a CDS encoding cell wall hydrolase: MKSKSRVAVMAGTMMVIAMMPVMPNYIAAGTTHEAYAAAQTYNEERTASYEEKAVDIVAYAQGKQETLKEESIFKGKAVATDTDYLAVMQEPDDDSEVAGKLFEYNIADVIEQDNGWTKITSGNLTGYVPTDALCFDDEAESVARLETEVSAAPVGSEAVVYASYDTDAAVTGTFTADESAVPVSRIGEYVKILKSDESTGYVLADAVTIDYGFECGMTVEEEEARKAAEEAARQAAEEAARKAAEEEAARKAAEEALRQQIIARTIAGTDFTYNPTMAVSDDDLWVLACIIDWEAGWEPYEGKLAVANVILNRVRSARYPDTVSDVVYARGQFGGVMSGGSISARFEQRLAAGPRTDECMEAALEALSGKNNIGDFTAFNGSDVINYAALSDYAIIGGHCFY, encoded by the coding sequence ATGAAATCAAAGAGCAGGGTAGCGGTGATGGCAGGCACCATGATGGTTATTGCAATGATGCCGGTTATGCCTAACTACATTGCTGCCGGGACAACCCACGAAGCATATGCGGCAGCGCAGACTTACAATGAAGAAAGAACTGCATCTTATGAAGAAAAAGCAGTTGACATTGTTGCGTATGCACAGGGTAAGCAGGAGACACTTAAGGAAGAAAGTATATTTAAGGGAAAGGCAGTTGCCACGGATACTGATTATCTTGCGGTAATGCAGGAGCCTGATGATGATTCAGAGGTGGCAGGCAAGCTTTTCGAGTATAATATTGCTGATGTTATTGAACAGGACAACGGATGGACTAAGATTACGTCCGGCAATCTTACAGGATATGTGCCTACGGATGCGCTTTGCTTTGATGATGAAGCTGAGAGCGTTGCAAGGCTTGAGACAGAGGTTTCGGCAGCACCGGTCGGAAGTGAGGCTGTTGTATACGCTTCATACGATACGGATGCAGCAGTAACCGGAACATTTACAGCAGATGAGAGTGCTGTGCCGGTAAGCCGTATAGGAGAATATGTTAAGATTCTGAAGTCTGATGAGAGTACAGGATATGTTCTTGCTGATGCAGTCACAATTGATTACGGATTTGAATGCGGAATGACTGTTGAGGAAGAGGAAGCCAGGAAGGCAGCAGAGGAAGCAGCACGTCAGGCAGCAGAAGAGGCGGCACGTAAGGCAGCTGAGGAAGAAGCAGCACGCAAGGCGGCAGAGGAAGCGCTCAGACAGCAGATTATTGCAAGAACGATAGCAGGAACAGATTTTACTTATAATCCGACAATGGCAGTATCAGATGATGACCTGTGGGTGCTTGCATGTATCATTGACTGGGAAGCAGGCTGGGAACCATATGAAGGTAAGCTTGCAGTTGCCAATGTAATACTTAACCGCGTAAGAAGTGCAAGATATCCGGATACAGTATCAGATGTTGTGTATGCGAGAGGCCAGTTTGGCGGAGTGATGTCAGGCGGAAGTATCTCGGCGAGATTTGAACAGAGGCTTGCAGCGGGGCCACGTACTGATGAGTGCATGGAAGCAGCGCTTGAAGCACTGTCAGGCAAGAATAACATTGGAGATTTTACTGCATTTAACGGTTCAGATGTGATTAATTATGCAGCACTTTCTGATTATGCAATAATCGGAGGACACTGCTTCTATTAA
- the argF gene encoding ornithine carbamoyltransferase, with product MVNLKGRNFLTLRDYSAEEIEYLLDLAAKLKKMKKDGVTDKCLEGKNVALIFEKTSTRTRCSFEVAAHDLGMGTTYLDPKGSQIGKKESIADTARVLGSMFEGIEYRGFGQEIVEELAKYAGVPVWNGLTNEYHPTQMLADMLTIREKIGRLKGVKLVYMGDARYNMGNSWMIACAKMGMNFTACAPKEYWPDKELIKACEEYAAVSGATLTFEEDPVKATKDADVLYTDVWVSMGEPDEVWAERIKALTPYRITMELVKNASDSVIFMHCLPAFHDLKTTVGREIYEKFGLTEMEVTDEVFESEYSVVFDEAENRMHTIKAVMAATLGAYQD from the coding sequence ATGGTTAATTTAAAAGGTCGTAATTTTCTTACACTGCGTGATTACAGTGCAGAGGAGATAGAGTATTTATTAGATCTGGCTGCAAAGCTTAAGAAGATGAAGAAAGACGGAGTTACAGACAAGTGCCTTGAAGGTAAGAATGTTGCTCTTATATTTGAAAAGACAAGTACAAGAACACGCTGTTCATTTGAAGTGGCAGCACATGATCTTGGCATGGGTACAACATATCTTGATCCTAAGGGTTCGCAGATAGGCAAAAAAGAAAGCATTGCGGATACAGCAAGAGTACTTGGAAGCATGTTTGAAGGAATTGAATATCGTGGCTTCGGTCAGGAGATAGTTGAAGAGCTTGCAAAGTATGCGGGTGTGCCTGTATGGAACGGACTGACTAATGAATATCATCCTACACAGATGCTTGCAGATATGCTTACAATCCGTGAGAAGATCGGAAGACTCAAGGGCGTTAAGCTCGTATATATGGGTGATGCAAGATACAACATGGGTAATTCATGGATGATAGCATGTGCTAAGATGGGAATGAACTTTACTGCATGTGCACCGAAGGAATACTGGCCTGATAAGGAACTTATTAAGGCTTGTGAAGAGTATGCTGCCGTAAGCGGTGCGACACTTACATTTGAAGAGGATCCTGTTAAGGCAACTAAGGATGCAGATGTCCTCTATACTGATGTGTGGGTATCAATGGGCGAGCCTGATGAGGTATGGGCAGAGAGAATTAAGGCGCTTACTCCTTACCGCATTACGATGGAGCTTGTGAAGAACGCATCTGACAGCGTTATATTCATGCACTGCCTGCCTGCATTCCATGACCTTAAGACTACTGTGGGCAGGGAGATATATGAAAAGTTCGGCCTTACGGAGATGGAGGTTACGGACGAGGTATTTGAGTCTGAGTATTCAGTAGTGTTTGATGAGGCTGAGAACCGTATGCATACAATTAAGGCTGTTATGGCTGCTACACTTGGTGCATATCAGGATTAA
- a CDS encoding biotin--[acetyl-CoA-carboxylase] ligase: MKTKILTILRGTDDYISGQEICDRLGVSRTAVWKVINQLKEEGYVIEAVNNKGYRITEYPDILTQSELESAINIESANGEGTLAKKLVCRDIVDSTNNVARKLAEDMACHGTLVVAEQQTGGKGRRGRHWESPAGTGIWMTYVLRPDISPDRASMLTLVAALAVADGIKEQLHAAGCDCEFGIKWPNDIVLNGRKIVGILTEMSATPDSVNYVVVGIGINVNTTEFDDSIKATASSILVQTGLHIQRSRIIASVSRRFEEYYNIFIKTANLEGLIEQYNSALINAGREVRLISSDNGTEHEETGVAKGIDMNGELIVRLDDGTMKNVIAGEVSVRGLYGYV; the protein is encoded by the coding sequence ATGAAGACAAAGATACTTACAATACTTCGTGGAACTGATGATTATATATCCGGACAGGAGATATGCGACAGACTTGGCGTGTCAAGAACGGCTGTCTGGAAAGTGATTAACCAACTGAAGGAAGAAGGATATGTAATAGAGGCTGTTAATAACAAGGGTTACAGGATAACGGAATATCCGGATATACTTACGCAGAGTGAACTTGAGAGCGCAATTAATATCGAAAGTGCCAACGGAGAAGGTACTCTGGCTAAGAAGCTTGTATGCAGGGATATAGTTGATTCAACGAATAATGTTGCAAGAAAGCTTGCGGAAGATATGGCGTGTCACGGAACGCTTGTTGTAGCCGAACAGCAGACAGGCGGCAAGGGAAGACGCGGAAGACACTGGGAGTCACCTGCCGGTACAGGTATATGGATGACGTATGTGTTAAGACCTGACATATCACCTGACAGGGCATCGATGCTTACACTTGTGGCAGCACTTGCGGTTGCGGACGGAATTAAGGAGCAGCTTCATGCAGCAGGCTGTGACTGTGAGTTCGGAATAAAGTGGCCGAATGATATAGTCCTTAACGGCCGTAAGATAGTCGGAATACTCACTGAGATGAGTGCAACTCCGGACAGTGTGAATTATGTTGTCGTAGGTATAGGAATTAATGTCAACACTACGGAATTTGATGATTCCATAAAAGCTACCGCGTCATCAATTCTTGTGCAGACAGGACTTCACATACAGAGGAGCAGGATTATCGCATCTGTGAGCCGCAGGTTTGAAGAGTATTATAATATATTTATTAAGACTGCCAATCTTGAAGGATTGATTGAACAGTATAATTCTGCCCTGATTAATGCAGGACGTGAAGTCAGACTTATAAGCAGTGATAATGGTACGGAGCATGAAGAGACAGGAGTTGCCAAGGGTATAGACATGAACGGCGAGCTTATAGTCAGACTTGATGATGGAACAATGAAGAATGTAATTGCCGGAGAGGTTTCGGTAAGAGGATTATATGGCTATGTATGA
- a CDS encoding DUF6145 family protein — protein MYDEKMVLCASSAYEQKYYFNEDFASLPDQIKDELKIMCVLFTEEVGGILTLRFAEDGTLMLETEADEGDLLYDDIACGLLIKRIQNEKRELLESIELFYKVFFLGENIQL, from the coding sequence ATGTATGATGAGAAAATGGTTCTGTGTGCCTCAAGTGCATATGAACAGAAATATTATTTTAACGAGGATTTTGCGTCACTTCCTGACCAGATAAAGGATGAACTTAAGATAATGTGTGTCCTTTTTACGGAAGAAGTCGGAGGAATTCTTACGCTTCGTTTCGCTGAGGACGGAACACTTATGCTTGAGACAGAGGCAGACGAAGGAGACCTTTTATATGATGATATTGCATGCGGTCTTCTTATTAAGAGAATACAGAATGAGAAGAGAGAGCTCCTTGAGTCAATAGAGCTCTTTTATAAAGTATTTTTCCTTGGGGAGAATATACAGCTATAA
- a CDS encoding MATE family efflux transporter produces MEENIQSKENKMGVMPVNRLLITMSLPMVISMLVQALYNIVDSVFVAQINEAALTAVSMAFPIQNLMIAVAAGTGTGVNALLSKSLGEKNKRMVDDTANMGVFLAICSYAVFAIIGIFLSRIYFAAQISDAQIIEYGDEYMSVICLFSFGLFGQIITERLLQATGRTIFTMFTQGIGAIINIILDPILIFGLLGLPAMGVTGAAAATVIGQIIAAILGFVCNAVYNHDITLSIKGIFTIDTTVISKVYRVGIPSIIMQSITSVMTFSLNKILAEFSSTAVAVFGVYYKLNSFIFMPVFGMNNGLVPILSYNYGARKPDRIKKTIKLGMKYAVAIMIFGLLLFELFPSGLLGIFDASQEMLSIGCVALRIIASSFVFAGVAIICSTVFQAIGNPLHSLIMSVCRQLLVIVPVAWLLSLSGRLELVWLAFPIAEFVSVAMSIFFMKKTIRHLDGMA; encoded by the coding sequence ATGGAAGAGAATATACAGTCAAAAGAGAATAAGATGGGTGTAATGCCTGTCAACAGACTTCTTATAACAATGTCGCTGCCGATGGTAATATCGATGCTGGTGCAGGCTTTATATAATATAGTAGACAGTGTATTTGTTGCACAGATTAATGAAGCGGCACTTACGGCGGTATCAATGGCATTCCCGATACAGAATCTTATGATAGCTGTTGCAGCGGGAACAGGAACGGGTGTCAATGCGCTCCTGTCCAAGAGTCTTGGAGAGAAGAATAAGAGAATGGTTGATGATACGGCTAATATGGGCGTATTTCTTGCAATATGCAGTTACGCAGTATTTGCCATAATCGGAATATTCTTATCAAGAATATATTTTGCTGCACAGATAAGCGATGCACAGATAATTGAATACGGAGATGAGTACATGTCGGTTATCTGTCTTTTCTCGTTTGGATTGTTCGGACAGATAATAACGGAGAGACTTCTTCAGGCTACCGGACGAACAATATTTACAATGTTCACACAGGGAATTGGAGCGATAATAAATATCATACTTGACCCGATTCTTATATTCGGACTTCTGGGGCTGCCGGCAATGGGAGTTACAGGAGCAGCCGCAGCAACTGTAATAGGCCAGATAATAGCAGCAATTCTTGGCTTTGTATGTAATGCGGTATACAATCATGACATTACACTCAGCATTAAAGGAATATTTACAATTGATACGACGGTAATATCAAAGGTGTATCGGGTGGGAATTCCTTCAATAATAATGCAGTCCATTACATCGGTAATGACATTCAGCCTTAATAAGATACTGGCAGAATTTTCATCAACCGCAGTAGCTGTGTTTGGTGTATACTATAAGCTCAACAGCTTTATATTCATGCCTGTTTTCGGTATGAATAACGGACTTGTCCCGATACTTTCATATAATTACGGAGCAAGAAAGCCTGACAGAATTAAGAAGACAATAAAGCTCGGAATGAAATATGCGGTTGCAATAATGATATTCGGACTGCTGCTTTTTGAACTTTTCCCGTCAGGACTTCTCGGAATATTTGATGCTTCACAGGAAATGCTTTCAATCGGCTGTGTGGCGCTCAGAATAATAGCATCCAGCTTTGTATTTGCGGGTGTTGCAATTATATGCAGCACAGTATTCCAGGCAATAGGCAATCCACTGCACAGTCTTATTATGTCTGTATGCCGTCAGCTCCTTGTGATTGTTCCCGTAGCATGGCTGTTGTCACTTAGCGGCAGACTGGAGCTTGTATGGCTCGCATTTCCGATTGCTGAGTTTGTTTCAGTTGCAATGTCAATATTTTTTATGAAGAAGACTATAAGACATCTGGATGGAATGGCATAA